CATCCAGAAGACAGGGATTTTGTATCCAAAACATATTCGGACTCGCTTATAAATAAAGTACCATATCGCATCACATACCGTTTAAAATTAGATGACAATCAAATTAAATTCATAGACGAACAATGCGAAACCATTTATGATAAAAATCAAATGCCAGAAAAATCATTTGGAATAATTCAAGATGTCACAGCACGAATAAAAAATGAAGAGGTACTTAAAAAAAGCGAATTATTGTATCGTAGTTTAACCTCAAACGCGCCAATTGCAATATTTAACATAAATCATAAAGGCGAGTGTACCTATGTAAACGAACATTGGATTAAATTATCAGGTATTAGTTTTGAAGACGCTATGGGTCAAGGTTGGTTAGAAGCTTTTCATCCAGAAGATAAAAAAAAGGTGATTGCAGAATGGGAAAAGGCAATGTCATCAAATATCAAATTTAAAACAGATCTTAGGTTTAAAGATAATACGGGTAAAATCACATTTTTGACCGTAAAGGCTACAAAGCTTTTAGATGAAGAAAATAATGTTTTTGGATATATTGGTATAGCCTTAGATATTACAGAAAGAATAAATAACGAGAAAGAATTATTAAAATATAAAAACAATTTAGAAGAGTTAGTTAACGTTAGGACAGAAGAGCTTAAAGATAGTAAGGATGCTTTACTAAACCTGCTTGAAGATCTAAATTTCCAATCCTTAGAGTTAGAAAAAGAAAAAGCTAAAGCACAATCTGCAGATTTAATGAAATCTGCATTTTTAGCCACAATGTCGCATGAGTTAAGGACACCAATGAACTCTATTATAGGATTTACAGGTATTTTACTAAAAGAGTTAGCTGGTCCATTAAATCCAGAACAAAAAAAGCAAATCAAAATGGTTAAAAATAGTGGAGAGCATCTGCTAGGTTTAATTAACGATATTTTAGATATTTCTAAAATTGAAGCAGGTAAGTTAAAAGTGACTTATAATAATTTTGATTACTTAGCTTCATTAGAAAATACAATTAACTTTTTGCAGCCTCAAGCTTCAGCAAAAGGAATTACTATTTTACCTCAAATTTCAACCTTAGATATTGTTTTAAATAGTGATGAGGTCAGAGTGGAACAAGTATTATTAAACCTAATGTCTAACGCTATAAAGTTTTCAAAAAAAGGAACCATAACAGTTAAAGTAGATATAAAAGACAATAATCTTATTACACAAGTTATCGATCAAGGTATTGGAATACATAAAAATGACATCAATAAACTGTTTGTGCCTTTTACTCAGTTAGAAGGTGGTTTGGATAGACACCATGAAGGCACAGGTCTGGGCTTATCAATTAGTAAAAACTTAATTGAAAAACTAGGAGGTAAAATATCTGTAGAAAGCACCTTAGGAGAAGGTAGTAATTTCACCTTTTCACTACCATTAATGCCTTCTGGTAGTAAATAATACTGTCAAAAATTATTTTAAATACTAAAAAATAATATATTTATAAAGCTATTACTATTCTTAATCATCAAAGCCCATGATGCCTACTATTTTAATAATTGAAGATAACAAGCAAAACATGTATATGTTATCCTATTTACTTGAAAAAAATCAATACCAGGTCTTAAAAGCTTACAATGGATCTGAAGGATTAAAATTAGCAAACATAAATAATCCAGAAATAATATTGGTAGACATACAGTTGCCAGACATGGATGGTTATGCAATATGTGAGCAGCTAAGAAATAGTGATTTACCAAAAAACACCACAATCATAGCTGTAACCTCATATGCAATGGAAGGTGATAAAGAAAAAGCGATGCAAGTAGGAGCGGATGGTTATATAGAAAAACCCATAAATCCCGATACATTTATAAACCAAATGCAAGAAATGTATCTTGCAAAAAACCAGAAATAAATAGGTATGAAAACAATTTTGATAGTAGATGATGTTTTTGAAAATCTATATTTATTAAGGGTAATTCTTATACAAGCAGGATATAATGTGGTAGAAGCTAATGACGGTAAAGAAGCATTAGATAAATTAACCGAAAATAGGGTAGACTTAATAATTTCGGACATATTAATGCCAGTAATGGATGGCTATATGTTTTGTCAAGCTTGCAAAAAAGATGAAAAATTAAAAGATATCCCGTTTGTATTTTATACCTCTACTTATACTGAAAAGGTAGATGAAGACTTTGCATTAAAATTAGGTGCAGCACGCTTTTTAAGAAAACCAACAGATCCAGATCACATAATAGCTTTAATAAAAAGACTTCTGGATACGTCAAACCCAAAAAATAAAGCAAAAAATAATACCGAGTTTACAGAAGAAGAAGTTTTAAAACTATATAGCAAACGACTAATAAGTAAATTAGAACAAAAAAATTTAGAATTAGAAAAAGAAATAACTGAGCGTAGCAAAATAGAGTTAAAACTAACTAATGAAAACGCAATATTAGATTTAATAGCCAATAACACCTCAATTAAAAAGGTGTTTAATCACATTATACATAACTATCAATCCTTACGTCCAGAATTTTATTTATCCATTAGTTTACTTGAAGACGATAAGGAGCATTTAAGGCTAATTTCTGCACCAAACTTGCCAAAAGACTATTGTGCTGCGATTAAAAATTTAAAAATTGTCGAGAATATAGGATCTTGTGGTACGTCTGCATATTTAAAAAAACCAATCATCGTATCTGATATAAGTACAGATCCGCTTTGGGAAAATTATAGACATTTAGCAGTTAACCACGATTTAAAATCGTGTTGGTCAATTCCAATACTTTCTGAAAAAAATGAGGTTTTTGGTACCTTTGCAATTTATAGTAGCAGTGTAAAAACGCCGACTTTTGAAAACATAAGAGAATTAAACTCTGCAGTAAGCTTAGCAAAAATGGCTATCGTAAAGTTTAATATGGCTGAAGAAGTAAAGAAAAAAGAAGAGTCTTATGAGTCTTTAGTTGAGCAAGCTACAGATGCTATCCTGACCTACACTTATGATGGAGTCATTCATAACTTTAATAAAGCAACCTACACAACACTAGGATATACAAAAAAGGAGTTTTTAAAATTAAAAATTCAAGATTTTATAATTGGAGATGTTATTCAAAATGACGTAACCCGTGACGCTATACTCAAAGGTGAAGCTGTTGTCTTTGATAGACAACTAGTGTGTAAAGACCAAACAATAATAGACGTTGAGGTTTCGGCAAAACTTCAAAAGGATGGTAAAGTTCTAGCTATAATGCGTGATGTTTCAGAACGTAAAAAAGCAGAAGCTAAATTATTAGAAAGCGAATATAATTTAAGACAATCCCAAATAGTTGCAAATCTAGGATCATATGCTGTGGATCTAACAACAATGACTTGGGATTGTACTGAGTTGTTATATCAAATTTTAGGAATAGATGAATCCTTCGTTAGAACAATAGATAGTTGGGTTGATCTTATTCATACTGAAGACAAAATAAACGTTTTAAATTATTTTGATAGCTGTGTAAAAAACAATACACGATTTAATAAAGAGTATCGTGTTATTCAATATAATTCTAAAAAAGAAATTTGGGTACATGGTATAGGTGAATTGTTATTTGATGACAACTCTAACCCTATCAAAATGATAGGGACTATGCAAAATATTACAAATCGAAAAAAAGTAGAATTAAAACTTCAGAAAAATGAAAAATCATTACTAGAAGCTCAAAAAATAGCTAAAATAGGAAGTTACTTTCTAGATTTAGAAACCAGTTTAGCTCATGCCTCAATAACCTTTAAAGAGATTGCTGGTTTAGAGAAAAAAGATACTATTTCTCGAAAATTATGGAAAGATATCACACATCCAGAAGATGCCGAAATAAATAGTGCTGAGATTGAAAGATGTATAAGAACAGGACAAGAGTTTGATTTGGAATATAGGATTTATTCTAAAACCGATAATAAATTAAAATGGATACACGGTTTAGGAGAAGTATCTTATCAAAACGGTAAAGCAAAAAGCTTTTTTGGAACCATCCAAGATATAACAGAGCGTAAAACAGCTGAAATCAAAATTCAAGAAAGTGAACAATCACTATCAACCGCTCAAAAAATAGCTAAAATAGGAAGTTTTAACCTTGACCTAATAAACTTGATCGCTAAAACCTCGGATACTTTTAATGAAATAGTTGGATATGAAACGGATAAAAAAATATCATTTGATTTTTGGAAAAATATAGTGCATCCTGATGACAGAGCAATAATAAAAGACGCAGTAATAGAAAGTGAAAAATTAAATAAAAAGTTTGATTTAGAATATAGAATTATTAGTACTAAAACTAAACAAGTTAAGTGGATTCATGGTTTAGGAGAGGTCTTTTACGTGGATGATATTCCATCAAGCTTTGTTGGAACAATCCAAGATATAACCGACCGTAAAAAAGCAGAAATAGATTTAAAAATAGCAAACGATTTTACTGAAAGCCTTGTAATGTCAATGCAAGAAGGTCTACTAATGGTTAATCTTAATGGTACTATCATGAAGGTTAATGAGTCACTATGTGATTTATTAGGATATACCGAAGCGGAACTTCTTGGCATGGATTTACCTTACCCTTTCGCAAGGTCAGAGGATTATGAGCTTATGATGGAGATTAAAGATAAAGTAGCAAAAGGCGAAGCACCTTCATTTCAACTAGAATTTATTAGAAAAAATGGAACCAGATTTATAGCGTCGTTTTTAGCAGGTATTATTTATAATAACCAAAATGAAGTTATTGCAATATTTGCTACTATAAAAGACATCTCTGAAGAACTAAAAATAAAAGAAACTTTAAAACAAATCGCTTTAAAATCCACGCAGAAAAAAGATGTTATATTAAAATTAGCAAGTCTTATTGGCGAAGATTTAGAAGCATCCTTAAAAAAGATTGCTATTACATCTGCAGAAGCTTTGCAAGCAGATTTAGTAACCATTTGGAAGTATAAAACAGATAAAACAGAGTTAGTCAGTAAATTGTTTTACAATGCAGAAGATAAAATATTTGATAGTGAAGGTTTATTAATTAAAAAAGAAAGTTTCCCCAATTACTTTAAAGCTTTTGAAGACAAAACTAGTATTAATATTAGCAATGTAGGAGCTAATCCTATTACAAAAGCTTTTGCTAAACAATTTTTTGAGCCTCTTAATATTTCTTCAAGAATTGATGTTGTAATTTATGGTCGAAATGAACATTACGGTATTTTAAGTTTTGAAACTAAAGCCACTAATAGAACCTTTAATGCAGACGAAGAGAGTTTTGTAACGTCCATTGCTAGTATAATTTCTTTAATGGTAGAAAGTACGGAACGTAAAATTGCTGAAAATAAAATAGCTCTAGCCAATGAAAAACTATTAGAAGTTAATAAAGAGTTAAACGTTTTAAGAAACCAATTAGAGCAAGAAAACGTCTATTTACGTAACGAGCTTGACCTGGTTTTTAACTTTGAAGAGATGGTTTATGGTAGTGTAGAATTTAGTAATGTATTAAACGAAATAGAAAAAGTCGCGCCTACTAATGCTACAGTATTATTATTAGGAGAATCTGGTACAGGTAAAGAGTTGTTGGCTAGAGCTGTACACAATATAAGTAACAGAAACAGCAAGCCATTAATTAAAGTTAATTGTTCTGCAATACCACGAGAGTTAATTGAAAGCGAATTATTTGGTCACAAAAAAGGATCGTTTACAGGAGCTTTTAGTGACAAAATTGGTAAGTTTGAACTTGCGGATGGTGGTACATTATTTTTAGATGAAATTGGAGAACTACCATTAGACATGCAACCTAAAATTCTTAGATTTTTACAAGAAGGAGAAATTGAAGTCGTTGGTGGATTAGGATCTAAAAAATTAGATGTACGCGTTATTGCAGCAACCAATAGAAACTTATTGGCAGAGATAGAGAAAAAGCAATTTAGAGAAGATTTATACTTTAGATTAAATGTATTTCCAATTGCGGTTCCAGCCTTAAGAGATCGTAAGGATGATATTCCATTGTTAGTAGAGCATTTTGTAGATAAATTTGGTAAAACCTATGAAAAACAGATCAAATATATATCTGATGATGCGATGTCCCAACTTAAAGCTTACAATTGGCCTGGAAATATTAGAGAGCTTGAAAACTTAATTGAGCGCGCATTAATACTATCTAATAGCGATACTTTAATTATTCCTGGTTTTGAAACCACTAATCAAAAATCTAAGCAACGCATTAACAGTGTAGACCTAAATTTAGATAC
The genomic region above belongs to Olleya sp. Hel_I_94 and contains:
- a CDS encoding ATP-binding protein — protein: MKRSPIYSILKKPLVAGFITFALLLFLTEYITFQKYYINENNQKREISNQVNLIKEKLQSLIMFSFSATKSLAYIVERNGIPEDFDDIAVELLSRSKYFDVVELVDRKGFITHVYPLKDNDVIGFNIIDSKEASSGALATIKRNDFFIAGPVNLKQGGVGMVSRQPIIIDYKFAGFSAVVTKLSTFFKDLNIDPSNNKQYIYQLSRVNQKTGEEDYFLDNDVSGYKAYAVPIEMTFGEWKLYVIPTKHDFNTAIIFAIVGFLLTLLSSFGVWYFAGRSERIHKLINIELKKQKSQLTKVYETSRRQIKLSESNLNKAQRIAKLGNWELCLESSKLTWSKQMFRIFKKNPKQFKVSHQAMLDIIHPEDRDFVSKTYSDSLINKVPYRITYRLKLDDNQIKFIDEQCETIYDKNQMPEKSFGIIQDVTARIKNEEVLKKSELLYRSLTSNAPIAIFNINHKGECTYVNEHWIKLSGISFEDAMGQGWLEAFHPEDKKKVIAEWEKAMSSNIKFKTDLRFKDNTGKITFLTVKATKLLDEENNVFGYIGIALDITERINNEKELLKYKNNLEELVNVRTEELKDSKDALLNLLEDLNFQSLELEKEKAKAQSADLMKSAFLATMSHELRTPMNSIIGFTGILLKELAGPLNPEQKKQIKMVKNSGEHLLGLINDILDISKIEAGKLKVTYNNFDYLASLENTINFLQPQASAKGITILPQISTLDIVLNSDEVRVEQVLLNLMSNAIKFSKKGTITVKVDIKDNNLITQVIDQGIGIHKNDINKLFVPFTQLEGGLDRHHEGTGLGLSISKNLIEKLGGKISVESTLGEGSNFTFSLPLMPSGSK
- a CDS encoding response regulator; this translates as MMPTILIIEDNKQNMYMLSYLLEKNQYQVLKAYNGSEGLKLANINNPEIILVDIQLPDMDGYAICEQLRNSDLPKNTTIIAVTSYAMEGDKEKAMQVGADGYIEKPINPDTFINQMQEMYLAKNQK
- a CDS encoding sigma 54-interacting transcriptional regulator → MKTILIVDDVFENLYLLRVILIQAGYNVVEANDGKEALDKLTENRVDLIISDILMPVMDGYMFCQACKKDEKLKDIPFVFYTSTYTEKVDEDFALKLGAARFLRKPTDPDHIIALIKRLLDTSNPKNKAKNNTEFTEEEVLKLYSKRLISKLEQKNLELEKEITERSKIELKLTNENAILDLIANNTSIKKVFNHIIHNYQSLRPEFYLSISLLEDDKEHLRLISAPNLPKDYCAAIKNLKIVENIGSCGTSAYLKKPIIVSDISTDPLWENYRHLAVNHDLKSCWSIPILSEKNEVFGTFAIYSSSVKTPTFENIRELNSAVSLAKMAIVKFNMAEEVKKKEESYESLVEQATDAILTYTYDGVIHNFNKATYTTLGYTKKEFLKLKIQDFIIGDVIQNDVTRDAILKGEAVVFDRQLVCKDQTIIDVEVSAKLQKDGKVLAIMRDVSERKKAEAKLLESEYNLRQSQIVANLGSYAVDLTTMTWDCTELLYQILGIDESFVRTIDSWVDLIHTEDKINVLNYFDSCVKNNTRFNKEYRVIQYNSKKEIWVHGIGELLFDDNSNPIKMIGTMQNITNRKKVELKLQKNEKSLLEAQKIAKIGSYFLDLETSLAHASITFKEIAGLEKKDTISRKLWKDITHPEDAEINSAEIERCIRTGQEFDLEYRIYSKTDNKLKWIHGLGEVSYQNGKAKSFFGTIQDITERKTAEIKIQESEQSLSTAQKIAKIGSFNLDLINLIAKTSDTFNEIVGYETDKKISFDFWKNIVHPDDRAIIKDAVIESEKLNKKFDLEYRIISTKTKQVKWIHGLGEVFYVDDIPSSFVGTIQDITDRKKAEIDLKIANDFTESLVMSMQEGLLMVNLNGTIMKVNESLCDLLGYTEAELLGMDLPYPFARSEDYELMMEIKDKVAKGEAPSFQLEFIRKNGTRFIASFLAGIIYNNQNEVIAIFATIKDISEELKIKETLKQIALKSTQKKDVILKLASLIGEDLEASLKKIAITSAEALQADLVTIWKYKTDKTELVSKLFYNAEDKIFDSEGLLIKKESFPNYFKAFEDKTSINISNVGANPITKAFAKQFFEPLNISSRIDVVIYGRNEHYGILSFETKATNRTFNADEESFVTSIASIISLMVESTERKIAENKIALANEKLLEVNKELNVLRNQLEQENVYLRNELDLVFNFEEMVYGSVEFSNVLNEIEKVAPTNATVLLLGESGTGKELLARAVHNISNRNSKPLIKVNCSAIPRELIESELFGHKKGSFTGAFSDKIGKFELADGGTLFLDEIGELPLDMQPKILRFLQEGEIEVVGGLGSKKLDVRVIAATNRNLLAEIEKKQFREDLYFRLNVFPIAVPALRDRKDDIPLLVEHFVDKFGKTYEKQIKYISDDAMSQLKAYNWPGNIRELENLIERALILSNSDTLIIPGFETTNQKSKQRINSVDLNLDTVLRNHILQVLEDCKWKISGSNSASEALGLKPSTLRDKMNKLGIVKPN